AAAATCTGGTTGGGGTTTTGGAATATTGTTTTAAGAGAACATTACTTCTAAATTTGAGGGCACGCCTCTGGGTGAGCCTCCGATGATGAGGGTGTCATCAAAGGAAGATCATAGCTGGGAATCATCATCACCAATTCTGATTCTGAGGGTTTTAAATCTAAAAAAGCTTGATTTAAGGGTTTTTTTGGCAAAAATGAATGAAAAGATTTATATGCACAAAAGGACGATCTTATTGTGTCAGGAACCTCTATCTGTGTTCAACTGACATGCAGACATTGAGGGGGCATAATACTGAAACAACAATTGTTGCTAGCTACGCTACTCTTACTCACAGTAGCCATGCTGGCCCCTAGTATTAACTATGCCACCCCAAATCAGTCAGATTCAGTTAATTTCACGAACACAACCAACATCAGTGAGATAGTAGAAAACACCACAGACTCAGTTAATATTCAGAATACAACCACCACGGTGGTTAGCGATACAGAAAACAATCAGCAAGAAAACCAGACATCAGAAAGCACCAACAACACTCAAAATAGTTCATCCGATAACAGTAACCAAACAAACACCATTCAGAATAACACTGCGGCAGCATCAGATGGAACCTACAATAATGTCCACGGGTTATGGTTAAATACGGACGACGTAAATAACGTCGATGTCAACGAATTAATAAGAGCCGGAATAACGGACATATTCGTCAAGGCAAACCGCATATCATCTCCAACATATCAAACGGTCCTGACGACCATAATTAACAAACTACAAGGTACAGAAATACGGATCCATGCCTGGATAACCTGTTTCGTAGATGAAAACGGGCACTGGGTTGATCCTAAAGACAGTGATACCACTGACGCACTGGTAAATACCATAGCAGATATCACAACAAACTACAACATCGCTGGAATTCACCTAGACTACGTTCGCTATCCTGGAACCGCTTACCAACACTCCGGAGGCACAGAAGCCATAACCAGCTTCGTCCAGAGAGTGTACACCACAGTAAAATCCATAAAGGCAAAAGTAGCAGTTTCAGCTGCACTAATGCCTGAAGGAGCAGTCAACGCATACTACTACGGGCAGGACTACACCCAGCTATCCAACTACCTGGACTTCCTGGTCCCCATGATTTACGAGGGGAACTACAACGAAGACAATGAATGGATAACCTCGGCCACTGCTTACATAGTCAGCCACTCTACCAAACCCGTAGTTGCT
Above is a genomic segment from Methanobacterium sp. containing:
- a CDS encoding putative glycoside hydrolase; the protein is MLLATLLLLTVAMLAPSINYATPNQSDSVNFTNTTNISEIVENTTDSVNIQNTTTTVVSDTENNQQENQTSESTNNTQNSSSDNSNQTNTIQNNTAAASDGTYNNVHGLWLNTDDVNNVDVNELIRAGITDIFVKANRISSPTYQTVLTTIINKLQGTEIRIHAWITCFVDENGHWVDPKDSDTTDALVNTIADITTNYNIAGIHLDYVRYPGTAYQHSGGTEAITSFVQRVYTTVKSIKAKVAVSAALMPEGAVNAYYYGQDYTQLSNYLDFLVPMIYEGNYNEDNEWITSATAYIVSHSTKPVVAGLQTYQSDNNVVALSAEEINEDIESAIAGGSSGFVLFRYGWLDKDFFQNTSTTTFTPEQIAAAAVNVKAYIETNKCLPSTVSVAGVSVNIAQYLYLACQASVQIGSGS